A segment of the Patescibacteria group bacterium genome:
ATATTTTGGACCTCTTACTCGAGCAAAGCTTAAAGCTGTAAGTTGTACAGATGATATGCCAACTCCACCAGTTGTATCAAAAGATTTTTCTATTAGTGCAACTACAGATAAATCTGTATATGTATCTGGTGAACCAATTGTTGTAACTATTACAGCAAAAAATATGGCATCAACTCCAAAGAATATGGAGTTTACCAATGGGTGTGAGACAGCTCTTAAAATTGGTGATTACGATCAAGTGCCAGTTCGACTTTGTATCTTGATGCTTAGTACAAAAACATTTGCAGCAGGGGAATCAAAGACATGGACAGTTACACTTCCAAAAGAAGAATATCAGGTACCTGTGGGAACTCACATTCTTGAAGCAAGTATCACAGGATACGGTGCAGCAAAAGTTCCTCTTACTGTAGTAGCATCACAAACAAGTCTAATGGTGACTTACCCAAAGGGAGGAGAGACATGGAAGATGGGAACTACACAAAAGGTTACATGGATGATGTCTAATGCAACACCATACTCACGAGTAGATATTAAAATCCGACCAGCCATAGTATGTATTACTACACCATGTGAAGCAGAACCAGTACTCTCAATTAAAAATGCGCCGTTTGATATTGCAAATCCATTTTACACCATCAATCTAAATCAAGGTGCAAACAAAGATGCGATTTTTTCTCCTGGAAATTATACAGCTGAAGTTTGCATAACAGGCACAACTATTTGTGCAAAGAGTGCATCACACTTTACTGTTGTTGAGTAAATTCTCTGGAACATTAAATAGTTAAAACTAAAACCACTTACTAATAATTAGTGAGTGGTTTTAGTTATTCAAAGTGGATGTCATCTTGTCGTGCGACTTTATTTTTTAAGATGGGGTAGTGGGAGAGCGTAAGATCATGTTCAAGAAGAGTCCGAGCTTCGGTACGGGCTGCTTCTACCATTTTCAGATTTTTCATTGCTTCCATCGCCAGGTCAGAAACACCCCATTGCTTACGACCATAGAGCTGCCCGGCACCGCGGAGTTGAAGATCAAATTCAGAAAGTTCAAATCCGTTTTTTGCAGTCTTTAATGCATTGAGTCGGTCCATTGATTTCTGTGATGATGTCTCAGAAAAGACATAACAGTATGCCTGATGATTGGATCGAATAACACGACCTCGTAATTGGTGCAGCTGTGAAAGACCAAAACGTTCTGCTCCTTCAATAATAATAATAGTAGCATTAGGAACATTTACTCCCACTTCAACTACCGATGTGGCAACAAGAATATGTATTTTGCCGTCAGAGAAATCTTGCATCACATCTTCTTTCTCATCAGGTTTCATCTTGCTATGCAAAATGTCTATGTTGTACTCAGGGAAGACTTCTTTCTTAAGTCGCTTTGCTTCTTCTTTTACCGATTTTGCTTCGACAGCAAATTCTTTTGATGGATCTGGCTCATCAATGCGCGGACATATCACATAAAGCTGTCGGCCAGCTTTCATTTCTTCCCGAATCCTTTCGTACGTTTGCGCACGCTTTGTTGGAGGAATAATATCAGTAATTATTGGCTTTCGTCCTACCGGCATTTGATCAAGCAGCGTTA
Coding sequences within it:
- a CDS encoding peptidoglycan-binding domain-containing protein, with the protein product MKNNIIIIAGIAVLMSLFSVGSTAHALSPLPDFERRMCVGIDSNLTVGSRDKVPTGYVFRLQQYLQSAGFLNVNPTGYFGSLTKEAVRKFQQSNGVSATGYFGPLTRAKLKAVSCTDDMPTPPVVSKDFSISATTDKSVYVSGEPIVVTITAKNMASTPKNMEFTNGCETALKIGDYDQVPVRLCILMLSTKTFAAGESKTWTVTLPKEEYQVPVGTHILEASITGYGAAKVPLTVVASQTSLMVTYPKGGETWKMGTTQKVTWMMSNATPYSRVDIKIRPAIVCITTPCEAEPVLSIKNAPFDIANPFYTINLNQGANKDAIFSPGNYTAEVCITGTTICAKSASHFTVVE